The DNA window TTTTTATCCATCTTCTGAAATgttcatacatttatacaatatgtTTGGATGATTTAGACCCATCACAACCTCCCACCAACTCCCCTTGTGACCCCCAAGTCATcccatttacttattcatttgttgatgtgtgtgtgtgtttgttcaaggcagggtttcccatGTAGTCCTGacagtcccagaactcactctagaccaggctggcttcaacctcagagatctgtctgcctctgtacctgcctcccaaacactgagattaaagacatgtgctgccACTGCTTGGACATTTCTTTCAATTCATGTCcagatgttttgcttgcatgtatatctacaACCATGTGTGCAGTTCCTGAGAGGACAAATCCCCttgaactgcagttacagatggttgtttgtagctatgtgggtgctgcaaaCTGAACCCAAGTtatcttaaacactgagccaacatctccccagctcctttgTCATTCTTTTTCCACCTAAACTGTCTACATGTTCATTAACATTAAATCTCATAAGTATATGCAATTTAGTAAAGAGCAAATATTCTATGTTCCCTTGAGATCTGGAGTTATGTGTTCATCAGTGTTTACACAATGTAATTGTACCTAACAATGACCTCTGACGTGTTTGCATTTTTGTTAAATCATGGATATAATAACAGGTAGTTGGAATGTCATGCTTGGATGATGATATATGCTACATTTGAAATCTGATAGAAAAATCATACgcttatgatgtgggatttccctctgtatgctgtgattactataaatgaataaagaaaactggcttggcctgatagggcagaacagagataggcggggaaggcagaactgaatgcttgggagaaaggaggacagagtgaaagagaagccaggtagcTGGAGCCATATGAAAGTTTGGCCAGTAAGGCACAGCCACACggcgatacaaagattaatagaaatgggttaaattaatatgtaagagttagtcaataagaagctagggctaatgggccaagcagtgatttgattaatacagtttctgtgtgattatttcagggcaaagcagccagaaacaaacaagcacccTCCTTGCTACACATTTAGTCTCTGTAGTccaatttggtttttgttgttgttgttaatttattGAGCCTTTACGAAGGCTTATTGACAAATACACaccatattttcatgttttattatgacatttacaCACATCCATAAACGTGACTTCTATTATATTCTCCCATGGCTTACATCTGTATCACTCTCCAACCTCCATTGCTTACACATGGCTGAGTCTCCCCTTTGGGTTTGTAAATTTATCTACCAGATTCCACATGTAAGGACATATATGGTGTTTACCTGTGTGAGACTGCCTTATTTCACATAACACCATGACCTGCAGttctgttcatttcctggcaaataatagaaatggtgaCAGGAAATACATTTCTCTGAGAATGTGTTCAACACTGGGGCACATATAGTAGCAACTGTCCCTTCGTGTTCTGCAGCTCTACACAGGGACAGAGCTCCTAAACTGCTTCAGAAATTTGCTAGTGACAGAGGACTGGACTCAGAGACAAAACCCAAGTGGAGAATCTACTTTTGGGGAAAAttgtttttatgcttttcttttacgTGTacaagtgttttacctgcatgtacgtTTGTGTagtatgtgcatgtctggtgcccacagagtccagaagaaggtatcagattctcTAAAATTGGATTTAAAAATAGTAGTGAGCCCCCAAGTGAATCaagggaatcaaacttgggtcctctagaagagctcttaactgctgagccaacgcTACAGCCCCTTTACTGAGAATTTAAAGACAAATACCTTTGGAGAGTGTTGCATGCAATTGAAACTCTAAAGATGTTTAAATATTCATGTTACTGTCTCTGTTTTACACAGTCTTCTTGGGAAAGATCAGACCTTTCAAacaggatttttaaaatacacaatatGAGCTACTGAATAAAAACTCTACGACATGCAAATTTGCCTTTCCACTTATTAACCAATCCTGCCACTTAATATAACAGCACTCAGAAGATTTTTGCATTAAGCACACCTGCTTCAACACCTTCTGTCCTCTGATGTTCTCAAGTCTCCCTGGAATGTAGTTCCAGGCCTGACAAGCCTAATAATATCTAAAACATCACTGAGGTGATGTTTCCAAGCAACACCATCTTGGGGGGGTTCCTCGTATCCCAGCTCTGTGTGGGTGTCATAGGGAACTCACTGCTCTTCATGCTGTATGTGTACAGCTTCTTAGTCAGATCCCGCTTTAGAAGACCTATTGATCCCATTTTCATGCACCTGGTATTTGTCAACATGTTGACAGTCATATTTGCTATGATATCATATATCATGTCATCCTTTGGAGTCAGACACTTTCTGGATGATGTCGGCTGTAAGGCAGTTTTATATGTGTTCAGAGTCACCCGGGGTTTGTCCATCTGCACTACCTCCATTCTAAGCACGTTTCAAGCCATCACCATCATTCCCAGTAACtctaagtgggcatggcttaAGCCTAAACTCTCTACATGGACGTGTTgctccttcctgttttcctggCTCATCAACCTGCTCATATATGTGCACATCATTGAGACTGTGGTAGCTAAAATCAATCACACTGATGTTGGTGATGGATATTATCATGTTTACTGTAAAAGAATACTACCATATTACATTGCTCAAGAATTTTTCCTGAGTGGTATCTTAATAGGAGACATTCTCTTTATGGCCATCATGATGTTGACCAGTTTCTATATGGTGACTCTCCTTTACAAACACCGCCAGGGAGCCCAGTATCTCCGTAGCCCAAGCCTCACCAGCCAGCAATCTCCTGAGCTCCGAGCCACTCACAGCATCTTGTTGCTGGTGAGCTGTTTTGTGATCTTTTATTGGTTGAACAATTTCATCACCCTTTATGGGTTGTATACACATGAAAGATTACCAACATTGGGGGTAATTATTGTAATTGTGTCGTCATTCTACCCTACTTTCTGCCCATTTTTACTAAtgagcaataataaaataattttgcagtttatttcttctttatcagTACTGAGAATTACCtgttttcaaagaatatttgGTGGATGATATGAAGGCCAGATGTGCTCATTAACAAACAAATCTCTTTAATGATGTATGTGATAAGTTGGAAGCTGTGTGGCTCTTGATCCTTGATATGGTCCATGTTAGAATTCACACAAGTTGTATGTTTTCAAATCTTAGATTATATTTTGTCTCAATAAAAATTACATCTAtaccatttatttaatttttatatttactgtcAACTTAAATTATAATACCTTGGAGCTTGCTATAAAAATATggtctggggttggagagatggctcataggttaagagcactgactgctcttctagaaattgattcccagcacccacatggcagctcacaactgtctgtgacccCAGTTCCATTGGTCCAACACCCTCACAAGACATATATGAATGGAAAacatcaatgcatataaaataaataaattttaaaaaaacgtGGTCATGTTGAACTCTGTGTGAGTGCCATAACACCCACACATATTTTATACACATGGTCCTACACACATGcaaggggacagacagacagacagacatacatacatacagacagatagaaatatagatagatggttggatgggtggatagatagatggatggatagatagatacatagatgatagatagatagatagatacatagatgacagatagatacatagatggatacatagatagatacatagatacatagatatatacatagatatatacatagatacatagatatataatgatagatagctagatacatacatagatgatagataaatacatagatgatagatacatagagagatacatagataaatagatagatacatagatagatagatgatagatgatagatagatgatagatagatagatgatagatagatagatagacggacagacaggcagatagacagatagacagacagacagacttttcaaacattttttcattttgatactCTGATTAGGCTGAAGTCAGGAattctgctgaagagagggagaggattgtaggaaccagaggggtcaaggatatcACCAAAAAGCCCACAAAATTAATTTACCTGGGCTCATGGGGCCTCACAGACACTGAATTGACAACAAGGAAGTCTGCATGAGACTGACAtaggccttctgcatatatgtgacagttgtgtagcttggtcttcttgggggactcctaacagtgagagcaggggctgtctctgacttttttgctGACATTTTGGACCCTttttctcatactgggttgcaTTGCCCACTCTTAACACATGGGGAGGTccttagtcttattgtaacttgatatgccatgttttgttgatacccatggaagGCCAgatcttttctgaacagaaatgaagGGACAGTAGATGggggacacagagacacatggacatagggactgggaggagaagagggagagaaaactttgatcaggatgtaaaattaataaattattatacactcactttggaaatcaatatggcagtttctcagaaaattgggaattgatccaCCTCTTggtccagctataccacttttgagcatataccctacagtctgtcctgtctATGGGATGTACAGGGGATTGGGGGGAGAGAATGGAGAAGTGACCAATCAATGACTAGTCTAGCCTCAGACACATTACCACCAGAGTGAGCCCGCCCCCAACACTGCCTGGAGTGCCAGCACTCAGAGCCTGGAtggtccagagacctaggatagaaccaaacacaactggagaaaaaaaataaaagtcagtctaatgatgcctaatgatattctactctATTCATAGACTGGAGACTATCCCAATTTTCCTcagagaatcttcatccagcaactgatggaaacagatgcagagacctaaaGTCAAGCATTAGACTGAGCTCaggaaatcctgctgaagagaaggaaggattgtacaagctgggggtggggggtgggggatggtgtTCAAGGACATCACAATTCACAAGGGAACCCATAgcaacaactaacctgggctcatagaagCTCACCAAGTATGGATCTACAGCTAGGgggcctgcatgtgtgtgacatatAACTAGGCCCTCCACATATGTGTGATAGTCGTATAGTTTGATCTACTTGTGGGAATCCTAGCAGTGGAAGCAGggactgtccctaatgctttgcctggcttttgggaacctgttcctcatactggattgccatgaccagccttaatacaaggggaggagcttagtcttaCCTCAATTGgatatgctatgctttgttgaaATCCTTGGGAGGCCTGACCCTTTCTGAACAGGAATAGAGAAGTGGATTGAAggggggatgggaaggagggagagggaggtgagaaaagagggggaaatgtgatcagaatgtaaaataattgaatacatttaattaataaaacttttaattaattaaaaaacaaaaaatgtttattttatatgtactttgtttcgttttgttttttgagatagaatctttgtatgtagccctggcttttcctggaattcattttgtagattaggctggcctgggacttaagagatctgtctgcctctgcctctgcctcctgagtactgggaatgAAGTCATGCACCATCACATTGGACTATTTTATACGTTTTTTATTCTCCTTCATGATTTTTTCCCTCTTAAAATTTGTAATTAGAAGAttcaaactatattatttgtatctTGGATAAAACTTCTTTTAAACTGtctgcttcatttatttatttatttttgtttcttgagacagggtgtcactatgcAACCCCCCATTGTCCTGaaggtcactctgtagaccaggctggcctctaaatcACAGAGATAACCTGCCTCTGACTTGCAAGTACTAGGGATAAAGGTCTGTGCTGTGACACCCAACTTGAACAATTCTCTTCGAAAGAATGTGTGATAACCATTCAACAAATAAATTTCCTCCAAATAAATGTTGCCTACCTTAAATGGGGAAAAGCGATTACTTATGAGTTATACTTACATCAGTATTGTAAGACTGGATAGGTGGGGCTTGAGAGATGCCTCAACAGTTAGGATCACGTGTTGGCTCTACCAGacgacccaggttcagtttctgcacctacatggtggcttacaataaTCTGTAATCCAGGTCTAAAGGAGcccataccctcttctgacttcatggtcatcaggcacacacatgctaaaCAGATATGTATGCAAGCAGAACATTCAtatatgctatttttttaaatttaaagacatattattattattattatctgttcATTagctgatggacatctaggttgtttccatttccaggCTTCTGTGAATAGATCATCAATGAACATGGGTAAACAGGCATCTCTACAATAGGATATAGAgtcttttagttacttttctattgctgtgacaaaataccatgaccaaagaaagttataaaagaaagactttaatttgtCGCTTATAATTTAAGAGTGTTGGAGCCTATGATTATCATGGCCAGGAGCAtgccagcaggcaggcagatatggtgctagagcagtaactgagaccttacaccattttttaattttaattcattttttaaatttcattttatattacatttacagtccccccccaactctccccctgcctcccctgcctcttccccagtctacccccatccactctttccAACCTGTAGGGCTCCCAGGGAAGTCAACAatgtctggcacattaagttggaacaggatcaagcccctccccccaccttaaGGGAGAACTTACATCTTTATACACaagtagaaggcagagagatcTAATGGAAATGGGCAAAGACTTTTGGAATCTTAAAACCTGCCCTCTGATGACACACTTCTGGGAACAAGGCTACACTACCTAACTCTCCTGAAATAGATCAACCAACTGGGGACCGATCATTCAAGTACATAAACCTATGAGAGCCATTCTCATTGAAACAACCACAGGTATATATAAAAGAGTATAACTGGATCATGTGGTAAACCTATAGCTTTGGAGGAACCTCCACATTGAGTTCCACAGTGACTGTGCCATTTTACCCTCCAACCAACAGGGAATAAGTGATTCTCTTTCCCCAGATCCATGCCATTTCgctagccattctgactaggtTAAGATACATTCTCAAAAACAGTTTTAAGTTGCAATTCCCTGAGACTAAATATGTGgggcattttaaattttaaacattaaaacattttaaaatgctttttaaggCCATTtatatcatctttattttttggatttatttttgtatgatgcttatgagtgctttgcctgaatgtatagCTATGCAACACGTGAGTGTCTGGTGGCCTTAGagttcagaagaaggcatcagatcccctggaactgtagttacagatatttgtgaaCTATGGTGGGGTTCTGgtaaccaaacccaagtcctctggaagagcaaccagtgctcttggccactgagtcatctcccagctcctgcatttcatcttttgagaccGGTTTAATTCTATGtccattgattgattgattttacagacaaccacagtttctctcctctcctctcctctcctctcctctcctctcctctcctctcctctcctctccctccctcccccacctgctttctacctcccctctccacactcttcctctgtctccataCAAAGGGGTAAGGCCCCCCTTGGAAGTAAaaaaagcatgacatatcaagttgaggcagtaccaagctcctcccccttgcatcaagactgggcaaggcatcccaccataaggaatatgttccaaagagccagttcatgtgTCAGGGATAGACCCTGGTGCCTTTGCTAGGGGcaccacaaaagaccaagctgcacaactgtcacccagatgcagaggtcctaggtcagtcccatgccaGCTCCCTATCTGTCAGTCTAGTGTCCATGAGCTTCCacaagttcaggtcagctgtcttgGTTTTTACATCATGATCTCAAcctccctttgctcatataatcccttccccctctcttcaattggactcctggagctcagcctttctttgtatattctagatattaagcCTCtgcaactgatgaatggataattaaaattttatatatttacacaatggaatgttATTCAACCATTAGgaaaaattaattatgaaattcacaggtGTGGAGTTTTGAATTAGAATTTCCCCCATAGgtgcatatatttgaatgcttaatcatcAGAGAGTGGCAATGTTTGAAAAGGTTTAGAAGGTGTGAATTCGTTGAactaggtgtagccttgttgggggaagtatgtcactgaatgttggctttgaggtttcaaaagcccatgctgggctaagtctctctctctctctctctctctctctctctctctctctcttctctctctccttgaagATAGGACATAGCTCTCAGCTCCTAATTAGATACTTCCTTTTATGAGAGTTGCCTTTGCCACGGTGTCTCTTCTTAGaagtagaacagtgactaagaaaaCAAGTAGATGGATGGAGCCATAAGCACTCTttctgaatgaagtaacccagacccagacccagaaagacaaacatcacatattttctcatttgtggatGTTATCTTTGAATCCTGAAATGTGCATGTTTCATTTGGAACACCCATAGAGGTCAGGAAACTAGTAAGGGAACATTAGTAATAGAGGATCACACTTAACGGCCAGGAGGGATAGAACATGATGGTATAAATGGGGTTGGAAAGAGaaggatagagaaggaaagatggtGAGGAAGAACTAATGCTACAGACCTTCTGTAAAGTCTTATGGAAACCTGACACAATAGAAGATCCCTAAAATATAAaagtacacacaaataaaagagtttaaatgaatttgagagatggctcaatgaagagcactgggttctattcccaacaAAATGcctgagctccattcccagcacttgcatggcagctcacaactttctgtgaTATTAGAGTTATAGGAGGTCTAACACTTTATTTGGCCtacatgagcaccaggcacatatatggatcacagacatgcatgcagacaaaaaaacatgtacatgttaaataaataaatacttctgGAATTATACTGTAAATGGATGCCATTAAcacttctagacacaacaggctAACAACTAAAAAGCCCAGTGTCAAATATGAGTCACCTAATTTGAGACTGTTGGCCAATGATATTTCATAGACACCTAGACATTACCAATGTTGTCCCCTAGAGCTTAATGCTAAGTCCCTGTTGCTAAAGATACCAAAAACTTGagtcacagaacatggagaaatcaaactggcACTAACATGGAAACTTTGACACTTAGGCTTCAGTTCATGGTCTTagaaaattgtatgtgtgtgtgtgtgtgtgtgtgtgtgtattgctgaGGAAGAAAGGCAGTCATCAATTGTACCCAGCTATGAACCCTGCAGGCAACAATAATGACCTGTTTGTCAAGACATGCCCAGTGATGTAATAATAGCACAAATATCATGGAAGTAAGAAATCACTTTGTGGTTAGAATTAAGGCCTACTGCATAAAATGGCACCCATAGTTGACACCATTAACAAGCCAAGATCCAGAGTCTAGTTAGACATATGCCCTAGATGAGAGCCTACTGCTGTTGATTTGATAAATAGGAATAGAATTAAATTgattcctcatgacttatagttATACCCATAAGTGATTCATGTCTCGATTCTCATCACAGAAGTTTATTTTTGTGGTAGatagtgattaacacagagactcaccaTTAGTCCATGTAGAGAGACTAAGAGGCTGCAgaatgttcagccctaaatgggtTATCTATATCGCACCTTTTCTTCCGAGGTACTGGAATCAATGAGAAAAAGGGGGTGAAAGGTTTACAAAAGCCAGATGATGGGTGACTACAAGAAAGCTATTTCTGGACATACCATGGCAGCTGCACAAACTCACAGTGCTGGGACAGCATCCACAAGCCCTGTGCAAGCTCAAGATAAACCAAATAACAGCATGGAGAGGGAACATGGGCACAAAGTCTCACCtctagctgaggaactattgacaGCTGATTGATGCTGGCAGAGGGTTGGCTTTCTTACAGGGTGTGACTCCTGGTAAGTCTACCATGCTACACTAGTGGTGTAGTGAGAGTTCTAAttggtgttaataataaaaactcggagtcagatattagtgggtgaaaactgaaagatcagagaagcagagcaaatAGCCACTAGTTCTTATCTCTATGAAATCCAAAGAGGCTATcttgtctctacaagtcctcagaatcctcagactgaatgcaatGAGTTtctatctcctcccaccttacattctctctgcccagccatagcccatcttgtctccacctccctagtgctgggattaaaggtatgtaccactacctggcctctatggctagccAGTGGCTacctctgtactctgatcttcaggaaagttttatttgttagatcacaaacaaaatatcaccacatttggGCCATTTATCCAAACGTATATGGACAGAcaaatttgatttgtttttttttttaaggacacgAAAGTTGTGGAGGCAGAGAATGGGGTGAATTTGGAAAGATTGGAGaagagggtgaatatgatcaaatagcattatacagacttttctaagaacttttaaaaatagacttttgATAGTTGCCCAAATTATATAATAATTCAGATATCCTTCTTTTGATGGATCAAAGCAGATATTAGTGTTTTACACATGCAAAGAAAGGAACCAACACTGACCTTCAACCTCAGGCATCTAGCCCAAAAGTCCTCCATGGAAAGAGAATGAATcccctgtagtcagactttcttttggTGActaccagcccccaaataatgacatggaggtCTTTAGCtgaggcttgttcccaactagctcttttaacttaaattaacctgcttctattaatctacattctgccacctGTCCTTCATTCTGTATATTCCACTCCATCCATGTTCTACTGGCATCTtccacctctctccttccctgagtcctgtctctgcctgaaaGTCCcatctagctattggccattcagctctttattaaacaaatctgAATAAAATGGTGACACATTTTCatacagtgtgatcaaatatcctgcaacactcCTCTACAGAGTCATCAGTCAAGTTCAGAATGTGTTTGACTCTCCATATGAAAAACATACAGCATGTTTGTATTGATGCATGCTGGTAGGATACACACtaccaaggcagaggcaggactctCATGAGTTCAAGATAAGCCCAGAGTATTCATTTAGAACTAATgatgtgactcagttggtagagtgcttgcctagcatacacaaagttcaattcccaataccacATAAACCAGATTCAGTGGTGCAAGCCTACTGTCCCAATACTTGGGAAGTATAAGTAGGAGGTCCAGTGatatagtagtttgaatgtaactgccccacataagctcatagggagcgTGTcacaggatatttgatcacactatgACCCCTGATATtgtgttatttactggaaaaagCTGATTCTAGCTGTGAtgtggctcagccctagcacacacctttaatccaagagatTGCTGCTTTAATATTGTAAACAGAACTAAAT is part of the Arvicola amphibius chromosome 8, mArvAmp1.2, whole genome shotgun sequence genome and encodes:
- the LOC119821815 gene encoding vomeronasal type-1 receptor 4-like, whose amino-acid sequence is MFPSNTILGGFLVSQLCVGVIGNSLLFMLYVYSFLVRSRFRRPIDPIFMHLVFVNMLTVIFAMISYIMSSFGVRHFLDDVGCKAVLYVFRVTRGLSICTTSILSTFQAITIIPSNSKWAWLKPKLSTWTCCSFLFSWLINLLIYVHIIETVVAKINHTDVGDGYYHVYCKRILPYYIAQEFFLSGILIGDILFMAIMMLTSFYMVTLLYKHRQGAQYLRSPSLTSQQSPELRATHSILLLVSCFVIFYWLNNFITLYGLYTHERLPTLGVIIVIVSSFYPTFCPFLLMSNNKIILQFISSLSVLRITCFQRIFGG